Proteins encoded by one window of Dendropsophus ebraccatus isolate aDenEbr1 chromosome 4, aDenEbr1.pat, whole genome shotgun sequence:
- the TIPRL gene encoding TIP41-like protein — protein MMIHGFKSSNQDFGFGPWKVTAIKTHIMKSADVEKLAEEMNMPCLPEMMFGDNVLRIQHSSGFGIEFTAKDALKRVNKYQGAVKVACAEEWQESRSDSEHSKEVVKPYDWTYTTDYKGTFLGNDMTFNALPTTERINTEKLKTREQIMFFEEVLLFEDELHDHGVSSLSVKIRVMPSGFFVLLRFFLRVDGVLIRMHDTRLYHESDKTFMLREYTSRESKISNLSHVPPPLYTEPNEISQYLPITETIYEKLEFPTLPQTEVGESLGPVSQPAL, from the coding sequence ATGATGATTCACGGTTTCAAAAGTAGTAACCAAGACTTTGGCTTTGGACCATGGAAAGTCACAGCTATCAAAACGCACATCATGAAGTCAGCCGATGTGGAGAAACTGGCGGAAGAAATGAACATGCCCTGTCTTCCAGAGATGATGTTTGGGGACAATGTCTTAAGAATTCAACATTCCTCTGGTTTTGGTATTGAGTTCACAGCAAAGGATGCACTGAAAAGAGTCAATAAGTACCAGGGAGCTGTCAAAGTAGCTTGTGCTGAAGAATGGCAGGAAAGTAGATCAGACAGTGAGCATAGCAAGGAAGTTGTGAAGCCTTATGACTGGACATACACAACTGACTACAAGGGAACTTTTCTGGGCAATGACATGACATTTAATGCGCTTCCCACAACAGAACGTATTAATACCGAAAAACTGAAGACCAGAGAACAGATCATGTTTTTTGAGGAAGTGCTGCTGTTTGAAGATGAACTCCATGACCATGGAGTGTCCAGCTTGAGTGTGAAGATCAGAGTTATGCCCTCCGGCTTTTTTGTCCTCCTCAGGTTCTTCCTCAGAGTGGATGGAGTTCTTATCCGGATGCACGACACTCGTCTTTACCATGAATCTGACAAGACGTTCATGTTGAGAGAATACACATCGAGGGAAAGTAAAATCAGCAACCTAAGTCATGTGCCCCCTCCCCTTTACACTGAGCCTAATGAAATCTCTCAGTATTTACCCATTACAGAAACGATTTATGAAAAGTTAGAATTCCCTACATTACCACAGACAGAAGTAGGCGAGTCTCTCGGACCAGTAAGCCAGCCAGCCCTGTAA